In the Harmonia axyridis chromosome 3, icHarAxyr1.1, whole genome shotgun sequence genome, one interval contains:
- the LOC123676305 gene encoding ruvB-like 2 has translation MAAVAAAKIAEVRETTRVERIGAHSHIRGLGLNDSLEARNVSQGMVGQLTARKAAGIVLQMVRDGRIAGRAVLLAGQPGTGKTAIATALAASLGHDTPFTSMAGSEIYSLEMSKTEALTQAIRKSIGVRIKEESEIIEGEVVEIQVDRPATGVGSKVGKLILKTTDMETIYDLGGKMIDSILKEKVQSGDVITIDKATGKITRLGRSFARARDYDATGHQTRFVQCPEGELQKRKEVVHTVTLHEIDVINSRTHGFLALFAGDTGEIKPEVREQINGKVAEWREEGKAEIIPGVLFIDEVHMLDIECFSFLNRALENEMAPIVIMATNRGITKIRGTNYKSPHGIPLDLLDRMIIVPTKPYEEKELREILSIRCEEEDCQMTDNALTVLTRIAKETSLRYGMQLIMTSHLIAKRRKAPEVDVDDIKRAYTLFFDDGRSVQFLREYQQEFLYSADDDSQMEIEESDQ, from the exons ATGGCT GCAGTAGCAGCAGCGAAAATCGCAGAAGTGCGTGAAACAACTCGTGTTGAACGTATTGGAGCCCATTCTCATATTCGAGGACTAGGATTAAATGATAGTCTTGAAGCTAGAAAT GTTTCTCAAGGTATGGTTGGACAACTCACAGCTAGAAAGGCTGCTGGTATTGTCCTACAAATGGTTCGAGATGGAAGAATTGCCGGAAGGGCAGTTTTACTCGCTGGACAACCTG GAACAGGAAAAACTGCCATAGCTACAGCTTTGGCTGCATCTCTTGGACATGATACCCCATTCACAAGTATGGCAGGatctgaaatttattctttAGAAATGAGTAAAACTGAAGCTCTCACACAAGCAATAAGGAAGAGTATTGGAGTACGaataaa AGAAGAAAGTGAAATCATAGAAGGAGAAGTGGTTGAAATTCAAGTAGATCGGCCAGCTACTGGAGTGGGATCAAAAGTAGGAAaacttattttgaaaacaaCAGACATGGAAACAATATATGATTTAGGTGGAAAAATGATAGACAGTATATTAAAAGAGAAAGTACAGTCCGGAGATGTTATAACTATTGACAAAGCCACTG GTAAAATCACTCGTCTTGGCCGTTCTTTTGCTAGAGCCAGAGATTACGATGCTACAGGTCATCAAACCAGATTTGTTCAGTGTCCAGAAGGAGAATTACAGAAGAGGAAAGAAGTAGTACATACAGTAACTTTACATGAAATTGATGTTATTAACAGTAGAACCCACGGGTTTTTGGCCCTGTTTGCAGGAGATACTGGTGAAATCAAACCAGAAGTTAGAGAGCAGATTAATGGAAAG GTAGCAGAATGGAGAGAAGAAGGGAAAGCCGAGATAATCCCAGGTGTTCTTTTCATAGACGAAGTTCACATGTTGGACATTGAATGTTTCTCCTTCTTGAATCGTGCGTTGGAAAATGAAATGGCACCAATAGTCATCATGGCTACCAACAGAGGAATAACAAAAATCAGGGGTACCAATTATAAGTCTCCACATGGAATTCCCTTAGATCTTTTGGACAGGATGATTATTGTGCCTACTAAGCCTTATGAAGAAAAGGAATTAAGGGAGATTTTGAG CATACGCTGCGAGGAAGAAGATTGTCAGATGACAGACAATGCATTAACTGTTCTCACTCGCATTGCTAAGGAGACTTCCTTACGTTATGGTATGCAGCTTATAATGACATCCCATTTGATCGCAAAAAGAAGAAAGGCTCCTGAGGTTGATGTTGATGACATCAAAAGAGCCTATACCTTATTTTTTGATGATGGAAGGTCAGTACAGTTCTTGAGAGAATACCAACAGGAATTTTTGTACAGTGCTG ATGACGATTCACAAATGGAAATTGAGGAATCTGATCAGTAA